A region from the Acyrthosiphon pisum isolate AL4f chromosome A1, pea_aphid_22Mar2018_4r6ur, whole genome shotgun sequence genome encodes:
- the LOC100569281 gene encoding growth/differentiation factor 8, with amino-acid sequence MPAAVQCANCLGHDGIKSLSIELIKASILNKLGMQRPPEFGGRLPPRVPTDLPPLQDLMRKYNTDHSGSVVVLPHIRHKSHHLDDSATDMQSDEATGYSITAAMDNINGYNGGDTNDDDDYHVKTHKLIAFAQPHPTTQKLNGRYPLYFTFSEQTGQQRITEAILWLYKRRQDVVIDDPVVIIDVFRVSMQQPHTHVPVANIKRVVNSTEPGWVPIDLHRRMSDWFKTTDGAKNLTLSVHAYYANKNITHVRTPYVTDARKREDMTEIPYLEVHTRKDRRSRARRNAASGLTCNETSTETRCCKFPLTVDFEEFGWHWIIAPKRYVANYCSGVCDPMLFPKYPHTHLVQMTKFGTGPCCAPRKMSAISMLYYDPDFNIVYGMLPGMVVERCGCS; translated from the exons ATGCCGGCCGCCGTCCAATGCGCCAATTGTTTGGGTCACGATGGAATCAAGTCGCTGAGCATCGAGCTGATCAAAGCGTCGATACTGAACAAGCTAGGCATGCAGCGGCCGCCGGAGTTCGGTGGTCGGTTGCCGCCTCGGGTGCCCACCGATCTGCCACCGCTCCAAGATCTCATGCGCAAGTACAACACCGACCACAGCGGTTCGGTGGTGGTGCTCCCGCACATCCGGCACAAGTCGCACCACCTAGACGACAGCGCTACCGACATGCAGAGCGATGAAGCGACCGGTTACTCGATTACCGCAGCTATGGACAACATCAACGGTTACAACGGCGGCGACaccaacgacgacgacgactatcATGTCAAGACGCACAAGCTCATAGCGTTCGCTCAGCCGC ATCCCACGACGCAGAAACTAAACGGCCGATATCCGCTCTACTTTACGTTCTCCGAGCAGACGGGCCAGCAACGAATCACCGAAGCAATCCTGTGGCTGTACAAGAGACGGCAGGACGTGGTCATCGATGACCCGGTGGTCATTATCGATGTATTCAGGGTCAGCATGCAGCAACCACATACACACGTGCCTGTGGCAAACATAAAG CGCGTGGTCAACTCCACCGAACCTGGCTGGGTGCCCATTGACCTACATAGGCGCATGTCCGACTGGTTCAAGACCACGGACGGGGCCAAGAACCTGACACTATCGGTGCACGCGTACTACGCGAACAAGAACATCACGCACGTCAGGACGCCTTATGTAACAGACGCCAGGAAAAGAGAAGATATGACCGAG atcCCGTACTTGGAGGTGCACACTCGGAAGGACCGCCGGTCCCGGGCCAGGCGAAACGCTGCGTCCGGGCTGACGTGCAACGAGACGTCCACGGAAACCCGGTGCTGCAAGTTCCCGTTGACGGTCGACTTCGAGGAGTTTGGCTGGCACTGGATCATCGCACCCAAGCGTTACGTGGCCAACTACTGTTCTGGCGTGTGTGACCCGATGCTGTTCCCGAAGTATCCACACACGCACCTGGTGCAGATGACCAAGTTTGGCACGGGACCGTGCTGCGCACCCCGCAAGATGTCCGCCATATCCATGTTGTACTACGACCCCGACTTCAACATCGTCTACGGCATGCTGCCCGGCATGGTGGTGGAAAGGTGTGGCTGTAGCTAA